The Deinococcus koreensis genome window below encodes:
- the arsN2 gene encoding arsenic resistance N-acetyltransferase ArsN2, with product MRALTSTDLGATQALLRSLNLPTVGVQPEGFVVAEEDGEVVALAGLEVHGRVGLLRSVAVRPEQRSRGVARRLVEHIIQRARDEGLGDLYLLTTTAAGYFPRFGFQPRPRSLAPAALNASPEFQGVCPESATLMHLPLEEIPMPANTAPAPVQPIPGLNEGLSTADLLDALRAAPQRPLEFWLEGRPLVPPGYHTTEIKAVTIEAMDCGGRAAAWRETVIQLMDGSAEEARAGFMSTRKFLAIYDRVARHIPVKGEAEVRFEYGNALSPALQYHVLRVEAQLERVVVHLRTPGVQCKAQDACGTPASAQAGAAQAGADACAPDTGCCAPQSPVQLG from the coding sequence ATGCGTGCCCTGACGTCCACTGACCTGGGCGCTACCCAGGCCCTGCTGAGGTCACTGAACCTGCCCACCGTGGGCGTGCAGCCGGAGGGCTTCGTGGTGGCCGAAGAGGACGGTGAAGTGGTCGCGCTGGCCGGGCTGGAGGTTCACGGCAGGGTCGGTCTGCTGCGCTCGGTGGCGGTGCGGCCGGAGCAGCGCTCGCGGGGAGTGGCGCGGCGTCTCGTGGAGCACATCATCCAGCGCGCCCGCGACGAGGGTCTGGGCGACCTCTACCTGCTGACCACGACCGCCGCCGGCTATTTCCCCCGCTTCGGCTTCCAGCCCCGGCCGCGGTCCCTGGCCCCCGCCGCCCTGAACGCCTCGCCCGAGTTCCAGGGCGTCTGCCCCGAGTCCGCCACGCTGATGCACCTGCCCCTGGAGGAGATCCCCATGCCCGCGAACACTGCGCCCGCACCCGTCCAGCCCATCCCCGGCCTGAATGAGGGCCTGAGCACCGCCGACCTGCTGGACGCCCTGCGCGCGGCGCCCCAGCGGCCCCTGGAGTTCTGGCTGGAGGGCCGGCCCCTGGTGCCGCCCGGCTACCACACCACCGAGATCAAGGCGGTCACCATCGAGGCGATGGACTGCGGCGGCAGGGCGGCGGCCTGGCGCGAAACGGTGATTCAGCTGATGGACGGCAGCGCCGAGGAGGCGCGGGCCGGGTTCATGTCCACCCGCAAGTTCCTGGCAATCTACGACCGAGTGGCGAGGCACATCCCGGTAAAGGGCGAGGCCGAGGTGCGCTTTGAGTACGGCAACGCCCTCTCCCCCGCCCTGCAGTACCACGTGCTGCGGGTCGAGGCCCAGCTGGAGCGGGTGGTGGTTCACCTGCGGACACCGGGCGTGCAGTGCAAGGCCCAGGACGCTTGCGGGACGCCGGCCAGCGCCCAGGCCGGGGCAGCACAGGCCGGAGCCGACGCCTGCGCGCCCGACACCGGCTGCTGCGCGCCGCAGAGCCCCGTCCAGCTCGGCTGA
- a CDS encoding DUF1989 domain-containing protein: MIPEPPVYRIPKQSGAGFTLKRGEVLAVIDPQGEQVSDLMAFAADTPSEWLSSGRTFDYNETISLTTGHVLYSNRSRPMFTLLRDDVGQHDFLLTPCSTETFEILYPPGTADGHPSCFSNLLRAFEPFGIQPDQIPTTLNIFMNVVVGEGGRLRIGPPRSTAGQRLELRAEMDLIVGLTACSAEGSNNGSFGPIDYQIRPPAQEVQRS, from the coding sequence ATGATCCCTGAGCCCCCCGTGTACCGCATCCCGAAACAGAGTGGCGCCGGCTTCACCCTGAAGCGCGGCGAGGTGCTGGCGGTCATCGACCCCCAGGGTGAGCAGGTGTCCGACCTGATGGCGTTCGCGGCCGACACCCCCAGCGAATGGCTGTCCTCCGGGCGCACCTTCGACTACAACGAGACCATCTCCCTCACCACTGGACACGTCCTGTACTCCAACCGCAGCCGGCCCATGTTCACGCTGCTGCGCGACGATGTCGGCCAGCACGACTTCCTGCTGACGCCCTGCTCGACCGAGACCTTCGAGATCCTCTACCCGCCGGGCACCGCCGACGGGCATCCCAGCTGTTTTTCCAATCTGCTGCGGGCCTTTGAACCTTTCGGCATTCAGCCCGATCAGATCCCCACCACCCTGAACATCTTCATGAACGTGGTGGTCGGAGAGGGTGGCCGGCTCAGGATCGGCCCGCCGCGCTCGACCGCCGGCCAGCGCCTGGAACTGCGCGCCGAGATGGATCTGATCGTGGGCCTGACCGCCTGCTCGGCGGAGGGCAGCAACAACGGCAGCTTCGGGCCCATCGACTACCAGATCCGTCCGCCTGCTCAGGAAGTTCAGAGGTCTTGA
- the nhaA gene encoding Na+/H+ antiporter NhaA has translation MSPPTPAASPFARFVQSEAFAGLLLVCTALIAFVWANSPAQGAYQTLRETYLTLSLGDARLGLSLEHWVNDGLMAVFFLLVGLEIKRELLIGELASRRRATLAACAAAGGMLVPGSLYALLNAGGPGAAGWGVPMATDIAFALGVLALLGSRIPLGLKVFLTALAIVDDLGAVLVIALFYTSDLNLGALALAALTWGAALLAGRRGVSSLKVYGVLGALLWVFVLQSGLHATIAGVLLALAIPIRRPEPAGYLASLTDAARPGRGEQVGARLRDLEDLLERAQSPLHRLEHALHPVVTFAVLPVFALMNAGVTVTAGGLGTISLGIVLGLLLGKPLGVVGGAWLAVRLGVASLPRRVTWPQMVGAGILAGIGFTMSLFVSNLAFEGGALLTQAKLGILIASVLAAVLGAGWLLVVSRSAPAGAGAARGIRAKEDGTA, from the coding sequence ATGTCCCCCCCCACTCCCGCCGCCTCGCCCTTCGCCCGCTTCGTCCAGAGCGAGGCCTTCGCCGGCCTGCTGCTGGTCTGCACCGCCCTGATCGCCTTCGTCTGGGCCAATTCCCCGGCGCAGGGGGCCTACCAGACCCTGCGCGAGACCTATCTGACCCTGAGCCTGGGAGACGCCCGCCTGGGGCTCTCGCTGGAACATTGGGTCAACGACGGCCTGATGGCGGTGTTCTTCCTGCTGGTGGGCCTGGAGATCAAGCGCGAACTGCTGATCGGGGAACTCGCCTCGCGCCGCCGCGCCACGCTCGCGGCCTGCGCGGCGGCGGGCGGAATGCTCGTGCCGGGCAGCCTCTACGCCCTGCTGAACGCGGGAGGCCCCGGGGCGGCCGGCTGGGGCGTGCCGATGGCCACCGACATCGCCTTCGCGCTGGGGGTGCTGGCGCTGCTGGGCTCGCGCATTCCGCTGGGCCTCAAGGTCTTTCTCACCGCCCTGGCCATCGTGGACGACCTGGGCGCGGTGCTGGTGATCGCGCTGTTCTACACCTCGGATCTGAACCTGGGCGCGCTGGCGCTGGCGGCCCTGACCTGGGGCGCGGCGCTGCTGGCGGGCCGCCGGGGGGTCTCCAGCCTCAAGGTGTACGGGGTGCTGGGGGCGCTGCTGTGGGTGTTCGTGCTGCAGTCCGGGCTGCACGCCACGATCGCCGGGGTGCTGCTGGCGCTGGCGATTCCCATCCGCCGGCCTGAACCGGCCGGCTACCTGGCCTCGCTGACGGACGCCGCCCGGCCCGGCCGGGGCGAACAGGTCGGGGCCCGCCTGCGTGACCTCGAAGACCTGCTGGAACGCGCCCAGAGCCCGCTGCACCGCCTGGAACACGCCCTGCACCCGGTGGTGACCTTCGCGGTGCTGCCGGTCTTCGCCCTGATGAACGCGGGGGTGACCGTCACGGCCGGCGGCCTGGGAACGATCTCTCTGGGTATCGTCCTGGGGCTGCTGCTGGGCAAGCCGCTGGGGGTCGTGGGGGGCGCCTGGCTGGCGGTGCGCCTGGGGGTCGCCTCCCTGCCCCGCCGGGTGACCTGGCCGCAGATGGTGGGCGCCGGTATCCTGGCCGGCATCGGCTTCACCATGAGCCTGTTCGTGTCCAATCTGGCCTTCGAGGGCGGCGCGCTGCTGACCCAGGCCAAGCTGGGCATCCTGATCGCCTCGGTGCTGGCGGCGGTGCTGGGGGCCGGCTGGCTGCTGGTCGTGAGCCGGAGCGCCCCCGCCGGCGCCGGGGCGGCAAGAGGCATCCGGGCGAAAGAAGATGGGACGGCCTGA
- a CDS encoding transporter substrate-binding domain-containing protein: MTRHLILRGALALSTATLGSTSLAAAPTTLTKGTLKIGMEGTYAPFTYKDERGQLTGFDVDIARAVAAKLGLKAEFVLTEWSGILAGLQANKYDVIVNQVGITAERQKSIGFSAPYAYSSPQIIVKKTGAAYGSLADLKGKRVGVGLGSNFEKQLRDAGGINVVTYPGAPEYLADLAAGRLDAAYNDRLLVGYLIKSQNLPVRGAGVVGDPEPVGIAVKKTNTGLKTAIDRALLQIKADGTYAKISRKWFGQDVSKP; encoded by the coding sequence ATGACCAGACACCTGATCCTGCGGGGCGCCCTCGCCCTGAGCACCGCCACTCTGGGCAGCACCAGCCTCGCCGCCGCCCCCACCACGCTGACCAAGGGCACGCTGAAGATCGGCATGGAGGGCACCTACGCGCCCTTCACCTACAAGGACGAGAGGGGCCAGCTCACCGGCTTCGACGTGGACATCGCCCGCGCGGTGGCGGCCAAGCTGGGCCTGAAGGCCGAGTTCGTGCTGACCGAGTGGAGCGGCATCCTGGCCGGGCTGCAGGCGAACAAGTACGACGTGATCGTCAATCAGGTCGGGATCACCGCCGAGCGGCAGAAGAGCATCGGCTTCAGCGCGCCGTACGCGTACTCCTCGCCGCAGATCATCGTCAAGAAGACCGGGGCGGCGTATGGGAGCCTGGCCGATCTGAAGGGCAAGCGCGTGGGCGTGGGTCTGGGCAGCAACTTCGAGAAGCAGCTGCGCGACGCGGGCGGCATCAACGTCGTGACCTATCCCGGCGCCCCCGAATACCTGGCCGACCTCGCCGCCGGGCGCCTGGACGCCGCATACAACGACCGCCTGCTGGTGGGATACCTGATCAAGTCCCAGAACCTGCCGGTGCGCGGCGCGGGCGTAGTGGGCGATCCCGAGCCCGTGGGCATCGCGGTCAAGAAGACCAACACCGGCCTGAAGACGGCCATCGACCGCGCCCTGCTACAGATCAAGGCCGACGGCACCTATGCCAAGATCAGCCGCAAGTGGTTCGGGCAGGATGTAAGCAAACCCTGA
- the gntA gene encoding guanitoxin biosynthesis heme-dependent pre-guanitoxin N-hydroxylase GntA → MTNARTPADPRPSSYHLVRGGRLQADHGPVTGFARQVHRALLATILAPDFSCVAARAALNTSTYALGCYRELGSPEAGAALARDLARFCGHQDAMQSGFTSMIAVFGGRVPADEHGFEERLWAQLRALHAHDPQPYSSEISADPTDPKFGFSFNGRGFFVIGLHPHSSRVARTFAYPALVFNAHRQFQALRDRGRFELLQRAVRRRELRLQGSLNPTLANHGEASEARQYSGRAVEADWVAPFPDEPVAVPESPPGARCPFGHG, encoded by the coding sequence ATGACGAACGCTCGAACCCCTGCCGATCCTCGGCCCAGCTCCTACCACCTGGTGCGCGGCGGCCGGCTGCAGGCTGACCACGGCCCGGTGACCGGTTTCGCCCGGCAGGTTCACCGCGCCCTGCTCGCGACGATCCTCGCGCCGGACTTCTCCTGCGTGGCGGCCAGGGCGGCCCTCAACACGAGCACCTACGCGCTGGGCTGCTATAGGGAACTGGGCAGCCCGGAGGCGGGCGCCGCCCTGGCCCGCGACCTCGCGCGCTTCTGCGGCCATCAGGACGCCATGCAGTCCGGCTTCACCTCGATGATCGCCGTCTTCGGCGGACGCGTGCCCGCTGACGAACACGGCTTCGAGGAGCGGCTCTGGGCGCAGCTGCGGGCCCTGCACGCCCACGACCCCCAGCCCTACAGCTCCGAAATCAGCGCCGACCCCACCGATCCGAAGTTCGGGTTTTCGTTCAACGGCCGGGGCTTTTTCGTGATCGGCCTGCACCCGCACAGCAGCCGCGTGGCGCGCACCTTCGCGTACCCGGCGCTGGTCTTCAACGCCCACCGGCAGTTCCAGGCCCTGCGTGACCGGGGCCGCTTCGAGCTGCTGCAGCGGGCGGTGCGCCGCCGGGAACTGCGGCTGCAGGGCAGCCTGAACCCCACCCTCGCCAACCACGGCGAGGCCTCCGAGGCCCGGCAGTACTCCGGGCGGGCAGTCGAGGCCGACTGGGTGGCGCCTTTTCCCGACGAGCCCGTGGCTGTCCCGGAGTCCCCCCCGGGCGCCCGCTGCCCCTTCGGCCACGGCTGA
- a CDS encoding MFS transporter: MLRRHPERLRQHGAAVWALAGLSTVGYGALYYAQPLLALATEQERGWTRLHTSSAFTGALLVTALAAPLVGRRLDRRGGRSLLGGGALLGALALAALTMHLPFGLFLAAWALAGLAMALSFYEATFTVLRQALPPERRSAATLTVTLVAGLASTVFVPLTMWLLGRVGLDGALLGLSGLLALAGMACWLALPAGAPLRPGSPPPSPPPVQDAAALHAPGATFQRLALAFTAARIASVGVGLQLVPALLAAGHAPALAAALTGLMGLAALPGRLLFLPLLRRLGSGPLTAALLLAMAGAAALLGSQPSGPDTAPWAPAALGILVFGMANGALTLARAELLAQHFPPEQFGTVNGRLARPVNLAQAFTPLGMGALFSLSGDYHAPLLLCAGLAGWAAWTLRPVRRPTLATAPAE, encoded by the coding sequence ATGCTCCGCCGCCACCCGGAGAGGCTCCGCCAACACGGGGCAGCGGTCTGGGCGCTGGCCGGGCTGAGCACCGTGGGCTACGGGGCGCTGTACTACGCCCAGCCGCTGCTGGCGCTGGCGACCGAGCAGGAACGCGGCTGGACGCGGCTGCACACGTCCTCGGCCTTCACGGGGGCGCTGCTGGTGACCGCGCTGGCGGCCCCCCTGGTCGGACGTCGCCTGGACCGGCGGGGCGGCCGGAGCCTGCTGGGCGGCGGGGCGCTGCTGGGGGCGCTGGCCCTGGCGGCGCTGACCATGCACCTGCCGTTCGGGCTGTTCCTGGCCGCCTGGGCGCTGGCCGGGCTGGCGATGGCCCTGAGCTTCTACGAGGCGACCTTCACCGTGCTCCGCCAGGCGCTGCCCCCCGAACGGCGCAGCGCCGCCACCCTGACCGTGACCCTCGTCGCCGGACTCGCCAGCACGGTCTTCGTGCCGCTGACGATGTGGCTGCTGGGCCGGGTGGGGCTGGACGGCGCCCTGCTGGGCCTGAGTGGCCTGCTGGCCCTGGCGGGGATGGCGTGCTGGCTGGCGCTGCCCGCCGGGGCTCCCCTTCGACCCGGCTCGCCCCCACCCAGTCCGCCGCCCGTTCAGGACGCAGCGGCCCTGCACGCTCCCGGCGCCACCTTCCAGCGGCTGGCCCTGGCCTTCACGGCGGCGCGGATCGCCTCCGTGGGGGTCGGCCTGCAACTGGTGCCCGCGCTGCTGGCCGCCGGCCATGCGCCGGCCCTGGCCGCCGCGCTGACCGGGCTGATGGGTCTGGCCGCCCTGCCCGGCCGCCTGCTGTTCCTGCCGCTGCTGCGCCGCCTGGGCAGCGGGCCGCTGACGGCCGCCCTGCTGCTGGCGATGGCCGGCGCCGCCGCGCTGCTGGGCTCTCAGCCATCCGGGCCGGACACCGCCCCCTGGGCGCCGGCCGCGCTGGGCATCCTGGTCTTCGGGATGGCGAACGGCGCCCTGACGCTGGCCCGCGCGGAGCTGCTGGCGCAGCACTTCCCGCCGGAGCAGTTCGGCACCGTGAACGGCCGGCTGGCCCGCCCGGTCAATCTGGCCCAGGCCTTCACGCCGCTCGGCATGGGGGCGCTGTTCAGCCTGAGCGGCGACTACCACGCGCCCCTGCTGCTGTGCGCCGGCCTGGCCGGCTGGGCGGCGTGGACGCTGCGGCCGGTGCGCCGACCCACGCTGGCAACTGCCCCTGCGGAGTGA
- a CDS encoding MarR family winged helix-turn-helix transcriptional regulator yields MTVVTDNNTTEQTTGELLRSVTRLFSTLQQQNFACCDVNSATQCSILTTLRRGGGQTLSGLTRALNLDKAWLSRSTDDLVTQGLIVKAPHPSDRRALQLELTEAGRDAARELDDTLNAQAARVLSRLGPADRPQAVRLLAALAGALQAELNGPDALTCCAPES; encoded by the coding sequence ATGACCGTTGTCACGGACAACAATACGACCGAGCAGACGACCGGCGAACTCCTGCGCTCCGTGACCCGGCTCTTTTCCACGCTGCAGCAGCAGAACTTCGCCTGCTGCGACGTGAACTCAGCGACCCAGTGCTCCATTCTGACCACGCTGCGGCGTGGGGGCGGGCAGACCCTGAGCGGCCTCACGCGCGCCCTGAACCTTGATAAAGCCTGGCTGAGCCGCAGCACCGACGATCTGGTCACGCAGGGACTGATCGTGAAGGCCCCGCATCCCAGCGACCGCCGCGCGCTGCAGCTGGAGCTGACGGAGGCAGGCCGGGACGCCGCCCGTGAGCTGGACGACACCCTGAACGCTCAGGCCGCGCGGGTGCTCTCCCGGCTGGGCCCGGCGGATCGGCCCCAGGCGGTGCGGCTGCTTGCTGCCCTGGCAGGCGCCCTGCAGGCTGAGCTAAACGGCCCGGACGCTCTCACCTGCTGCGCCCCAGAGAGCTGA
- a CDS encoding menaquinone biosynthesis decarboxylase: MAFPEIQSFMRLLEERGELVRVATPVSRELEITEIADRMVKAGGPALLFENVRGSDYPVVIGLLGTRERVALALGVSDLDDLAAKVRALIDLKGSGGVGGMLSNLPKLRDAMNLPPRRVRNAPVQQVVWRGDEVDLSKIPVLKCWPLDGGPFVTLPLVITKDPETGERNMGMYRVQVMTKNTTGMHWQRHKTGTKHLEKAKKLGQRLEVAVAIGGDPALIYAATAPLPPIPGLDEFALAGYLRGQRYPVTRGITVGLDVPANAEFILEGYVDPTEDWVVEGPFGDHTGFYTLPDLYPQFHVTAVTMREHPVYPATIVGRPPMEDAYLIEASERLFLPAAQLIIPEIVDYHMPPAGVAHNLVFVSIKKSYPGQAYKVANGLFGLGQMMFAKVIVVVDEGVQVNDFGAVWREVSARAVPGRDTLVTRGPTDVLDHSSRGWGYGGKLIIDATTKRPEEVGGAQSSREDQAGDLAPEVFTPHASADLPTFEGVLAQRQTPDGYWLVALHKTRPGQAQALAQAFAAHPAAAGIRHLLICDDQTDVENIQDVWWTILNNIDPERDVIQTGALLAWDGARKLPEEGFVRPWPPKIVMDADVVRRVDALWHLYGLPKLDGEPGTPH; encoded by the coding sequence ATGGCCTTCCCGGAGATTCAGTCCTTCATGCGCCTGCTCGAAGAGCGCGGCGAACTCGTGCGGGTGGCGACCCCGGTCAGCCGCGAACTGGAGATCACCGAGATCGCCGACCGCATGGTCAAGGCAGGCGGCCCGGCCCTGCTCTTCGAGAACGTCCGGGGCAGCGACTATCCGGTCGTCATCGGGCTGCTGGGCACCCGCGAGCGCGTGGCCCTGGCGCTGGGCGTCTCTGATCTCGACGATCTGGCCGCCAAGGTGCGGGCGCTCATCGACCTCAAGGGCTCGGGCGGCGTGGGCGGGATGCTGAGCAACCTCCCCAAGCTGCGCGACGCCATGAACCTGCCCCCCAGGCGGGTTCGTAACGCCCCCGTGCAGCAGGTCGTGTGGCGCGGTGACGAGGTCGATCTCTCGAAGATCCCGGTGCTCAAGTGCTGGCCGCTCGACGGTGGCCCCTTCGTGACCCTGCCGCTGGTCATCACGAAAGACCCCGAGACCGGCGAGCGCAACATGGGCATGTACCGCGTGCAGGTCATGACAAAGAACACCACCGGCATGCACTGGCAGCGCCACAAGACCGGCACGAAGCATCTGGAGAAGGCGAAGAAGCTGGGCCAGCGCCTGGAGGTCGCGGTCGCCATCGGCGGCGATCCAGCGCTGATCTACGCCGCCACGGCGCCGCTGCCGCCCATTCCGGGCCTGGACGAGTTCGCCCTGGCCGGTTACCTGCGCGGCCAGCGTTACCCGGTGACCAGAGGCATCACCGTGGGTCTGGACGTGCCCGCCAACGCCGAGTTCATCCTGGAGGGCTACGTCGACCCCACCGAGGACTGGGTGGTGGAAGGCCCCTTCGGCGACCACACCGGCTTCTACACCCTGCCCGACCTGTACCCGCAGTTTCACGTCACCGCCGTGACCATGCGAGAACATCCCGTCTATCCGGCGACCATCGTGGGCCGCCCGCCCATGGAGGACGCCTACCTGATCGAGGCCTCCGAGCGGCTGTTCCTGCCCGCCGCGCAGCTGATCATCCCCGAGATCGTGGACTACCACATGCCGCCCGCCGGGGTCGCGCACAACCTCGTGTTCGTGAGCATCAAGAAGAGCTATCCGGGGCAGGCCTACAAGGTCGCCAACGGCCTGTTCGGCCTGGGACAGATGATGTTCGCCAAGGTGATCGTGGTCGTGGACGAGGGGGTGCAGGTCAATGATTTCGGGGCCGTGTGGCGCGAGGTCAGCGCCAGGGCCGTGCCGGGCCGCGATACCCTGGTCACGCGCGGCCCCACCGACGTGCTCGACCACTCCAGCCGGGGCTGGGGCTACGGCGGCAAGCTGATCATCGACGCGACCACCAAGCGCCCGGAAGAGGTGGGCGGCGCCCAGAGCAGCCGGGAAGACCAGGCGGGCGACCTCGCCCCGGAGGTCTTCACCCCGCACGCCAGCGCCGATCTGCCCACCTTCGAGGGCGTGCTGGCCCAGCGCCAGACCCCGGATGGCTACTGGCTGGTGGCCCTGCACAAGACCCGCCCCGGTCAGGCCCAGGCCCTCGCCCAGGCCTTCGCCGCGCACCCGGCCGCCGCCGGTATCCGCCACCTGCTGATCTGCGACGACCAGACCGACGTAGAGAACATCCAGGACGTGTGGTGGACGATCCTCAACAACATCGACCCCGAGCGCGACGTGATCCAGACCGGCGCCCTGCTGGCCTGGGACGGCGCCCGCAAGCTGCCCGAGGAAGGCTTCGTGCGCCCCTGGCCGCCCAAGATCGTCATGGACGCGGACGTGGTGCGCCGGGTGGACGCCCTGTGGCACCTGTACGGGCTGCCGAAGCTGGACGGTGAGCCCGGGACACCGCACTGA
- a CDS encoding asparagine synthase-related protein: protein MRTDFFASLDRSDPPAPWPEAPGFAPLARTVGPWQVRFRAADTAVFGRPEAGLLVLLKGSLYGTGPGGLLDLYQRHGAEFPRHLEGSFAALLLDERAGRVLAVTDRTGSHALYAAHEGERVLISTRPDWTPLRERPLSVAGVSSFLTKGNLTTGLSLYEGVSTLRRACVHELSPQGLCAHGYWPLNMGEATDLRPSAELEAELVELLRGAAQRRMAASGARPFLSLSGGYDSRGLLRLMADSGREFQTFSYALPRRAAGSDPQVAARLAAQYGVQHTVLQAYRGDLPAHLRRNVAWGGGGAPLCDEADAWAEFAALNPSDVFVGDHAFDLSGHPLTGRADQFLRQKVPPSFEVLSWLRGSLPEPTYAALRDSWNATLETMRVQAGAGPGRCPGGYQLEVALMLDVNVAHSLLPWRDRYAGHLAEVHLPYLDGALLDFIGRIPLELLARKMLFRRALQQLDPQLMQVPLARSLGYVPDWKLELIRQRGVVWEAVQAQSSPLDELIPPQVIHGLLMGLTPTPRGVVWRAAARQTLGRLRRTPLGIRLLGPAPMRKTVDTATFLRRVLVLRELTAARPAPQDSPPALV, encoded by the coding sequence ATGAGAACTGACTTCTTCGCCAGCCTGGACAGAAGCGACCCGCCCGCTCCCTGGCCTGAGGCGCCCGGTTTCGCCCCGCTGGCCCGGACAGTCGGGCCTTGGCAGGTGCGCTTCCGGGCGGCGGACACGGCGGTCTTCGGCCGCCCGGAGGCGGGCCTGCTGGTGCTGCTCAAGGGCAGTCTGTACGGCACCGGCCCCGGCGGCCTGCTCGACCTGTACCAGCGCCACGGCGCGGAGTTCCCCCGCCACCTGGAGGGCTCGTTCGCCGCGCTGCTGCTCGATGAACGCGCCGGACGGGTACTGGCCGTGACCGACCGCACGGGGTCTCACGCGCTCTACGCAGCCCACGAGGGTGAGCGGGTGCTGATCTCGACCCGGCCCGACTGGACGCCCTTGCGGGAGCGCCCGCTGAGCGTGGCGGGGGTCAGCAGTTTTCTGACCAAGGGCAACCTGACCACCGGCCTGAGCCTCTACGAAGGGGTCAGCACCCTGCGCCGCGCCTGCGTGCACGAGCTGAGCCCCCAGGGCCTGTGCGCGCACGGATACTGGCCCCTGAACATGGGCGAGGCGACCGACCTGCGCCCAAGCGCCGAGCTGGAGGCGGAACTCGTGGAGTTGCTGCGCGGCGCCGCGCAACGCCGCATGGCGGCCAGCGGCGCGCGCCCCTTCCTGTCGCTCAGCGGCGGCTACGATTCGCGCGGCCTGCTGCGCCTGATGGCCGACAGCGGCCGGGAGTTCCAGACCTTCTCCTACGCCCTGCCGCGGCGCGCGGCGGGCAGCGATCCGCAGGTGGCGGCGCGGCTGGCCGCCCAGTACGGCGTGCAGCACACCGTCTTGCAGGCCTACCGGGGCGACCTGCCGGCCCACCTGCGGCGCAACGTGGCCTGGGGCGGCGGCGGCGCGCCCCTGTGCGACGAGGCCGACGCCTGGGCCGAGTTCGCCGCCCTGAACCCCAGCGACGTGTTTGTCGGGGATCACGCCTTCGACCTCAGTGGACATCCGCTCACCGGGCGCGCCGATCAATTCCTGCGCCAGAAGGTGCCGCCGTCCTTCGAGGTGCTGTCCTGGCTGCGGGGTAGCCTGCCGGAACCGACCTACGCCGCGCTGCGCGACTCCTGGAACGCCACGCTGGAGACCATGCGCGTGCAGGCCGGCGCCGGGCCCGGGCGGTGTCCCGGCGGCTACCAGCTGGAGGTCGCGCTGATGCTGGACGTGAACGTGGCCCACTCGCTGCTGCCCTGGCGAGACCGCTATGCCGGCCACCTTGCCGAGGTGCATCTGCCCTACCTGGACGGCGCCCTGCTCGACTTCATCGGGCGCATTCCGCTGGAGCTGCTGGCCCGCAAGATGCTGTTCAGGCGGGCCCTGCAGCAGCTCGATCCACAGCTGATGCAGGTGCCGCTGGCCCGCTCGCTGGGCTACGTGCCCGACTGGAAGCTGGAGCTGATCCGGCAGCGCGGCGTCGTGTGGGAGGCAGTGCAGGCCCAGTCCAGCCCGCTGGACGAGCTGATCCCCCCGCAGGTCATCCACGGCCTGCTCATGGGCCTGACCCCCACGCCCCGGGGGGTGGTCTGGCGGGCCGCCGCGCGCCAGACGCTGGGCCGGCTGCGGCGCACCCCGCTGGGTATTCGCCTGCTCGGCCCCGCCCCCATGCGCAAGACCGTGGACACGGCGACCTTCCTGCGCCGGGTGCTGGTGCTGCGGGAACTCACGGCCGCGCGCCCGGCGCCCCAGGACTCGCCCCCCGCGCTGGTCTGA
- the mobA gene encoding molybdenum cofactor guanylyltransferase: MQNLTGAITAGGQSRRFGSDKALAVWQGKTLLEHAAASLEGCAPKLLIAPPGKYELSGWTTIPDTRPGQGPLAGLEAALTHAPDGWVAFAGVDMPGLTPGYWGALAGARTDGAQAVLALDSDGRAQPLAALYHTDLLGHVTALLDSGERRLNLAAPEGQTVRVPGLAAGFFRNVNRVGDLNGSANG, from the coding sequence GTGCAGAACCTGACAGGTGCCATCACGGCCGGGGGCCAGTCGCGCCGCTTCGGTTCGGACAAGGCGCTGGCGGTGTGGCAGGGAAAGACGCTGCTGGAACACGCCGCCGCCAGCCTGGAGGGATGCGCGCCGAAGCTGTTGATCGCCCCGCCGGGAAAGTACGAGCTGAGCGGCTGGACGACCATCCCCGACACCCGCCCCGGGCAGGGCCCGCTGGCCGGACTGGAAGCGGCCCTGACCCACGCCCCGGACGGCTGGGTGGCGTTCGCCGGGGTGGACATGCCGGGGCTGACGCCGGGGTACTGGGGGGCGCTGGCGGGGGCCCGGACGGACGGGGCGCAGGCGGTGCTGGCGCTGGATTCGGATGGACGGGCGCAACCACTGGCGGCCCTGTACCACACCGACCTTCTGGGTCACGTCACGGCGTTGCTCGACAGCGGGGAACGCCGACTGAATCTGGCGGCGCCGGAGGGGCAGACGGTGCGGGTGCCGGGGCTGGCGGCCGGGTTCTTCCGGAACGTGAACCGGGTGGGGGATCTGAACGGATCGGCGAACGGCTGA